Genomic segment of Streptomyces longhuiensis:
GGGCCGTGCCTCATGTCTGGAACGACCGGTACCACCTCAGTGATCGTCGCGGGCGCCCGTACGCCCATGGGCCGGCTGCTCGGCTCGCTGAAGTCCTTCTCCGGAGCCGACCTCGGAGGGGTCGCCATCAAGGCGGCGCTCGACCGGGCGGGGATCGGCGGAGACCAGGTGCAGTACGTGATCATGGGCCAGGTGCTCCAGGCGGGGGCAGGGCAGATCCCCGCGCGCCAGGCGGCCGTCAAGGCCGGCATCCCCATGAACGTGCCGGCGCTGACCATCAACAAGGTGTGTCTCTCGGGCCTCGACGCCATCGCGCTCGCCGACCAGCTGATCCGCGCCGGCGAGTTCGACGTCGTCGTCGCGGGCGGCCAGGAGTCCATGACGAACGCTCCCCACCTGCTCCCCAAGTCCCGTGAGGGCTACAAGTACGGCGCCGTCGAGATGCTCGACGCGATGGCGTACGACGGCCTGACCGACTCCTTCGAGAACATCCCGATGGGTGAGTCGACGGAGAAGCACAACACCCGCCTCGGCATCAAGCGTCCCGAGCAGGACGAGATCGCCGCCCAGTCGCACCAGCGCGCCGCCGCCGCCCAGAAGAACGGCCTCTTCGAGGCGGAGATCACCCCCGTCGAGATCCCGCAGCGCAAGGGCGACCCGGTCCTGTTCAGCAAGGACGAGGGCATCCGCGCCGAGACGACCGCCGAGTCGCTCGGCAAGCTGCGGCCCGCGTTCACCAAGGACGGCACGATCACGGCCGGCACGTCCTCGCAGATCTCCGACGGCGCCGCCGCGGTCGTCGTCATGAGCAAGGCGAAGGCGCAGGAGCTCGGCCTGGAGTGGATCGCCGAGATCGGCGCCCACGGGAACGTGGCGGGCCCCGACAACTCGCTCCAGTCGCAGCCGTCGAACGCCATCCGGCACGCCCTCAAGAAGGAGGGCCTGGGCGTCGAGGACCTCGACCTCGTCGAGATCAACGAGGCCTTCGCGGCCGTCGCCGTGCAGTCAATGAAGGACCTCGGCGTGTCCTCGGAAAAGGTGAACGTCAACGGCGGCGCGATCGCCCTCGGTCACCCGATCGGGATGTCCGGCGCCCGTGTCGTCCTGCACCTCGCGCTCGAGCTGAAGCGGCGCGGCGGCGGCGTCGGCGCGGCCGCGCTGTGCGGCGGCGGTGGCCAGGGTGACGCGCTGATCGTGCGGGTACCCAAGGCGTAACCCTTCCGCCGGCACGCATGCCGGTACGGATGTCGGACGAAACCGAGTGAACGGAGCTGTGATGCAGGACGTCTCCACCCTGGTGGCCCAGGCCAGGGAAGGCCGGCCCAGGGCCGTGGCCCGGCTGATCTCCCTGGTGGAGGGGGCGTCCCCGCAGCTGCGCGAGGTGATGGCGGCGCTGGCCCCGCTCGCGGGGCACGCGTACGTCGTCGGGCTGACCGGGTCGCCGGGCGTGGGCAAGTCCACGTCCACGTCCGCCCTGGTCAGCGCCTACCGACGGGCCGGGAAGCGGGTCGGTGTGCTCGCCGTCGACCCGTCGTCGCCGTTCAGCGGCGGCGCCCTGCTCGGTGACCGTGTCCGCATGTCGGAGCACGCGTCCGACCCCGGCGTGTACATCCGCTCCATGGCCACGCGCGGGCACCTGGGCGGGCTCGCGTGGGCCGCGCCGCAGGCGATCCGCGTGCTCGACGCGGCCGGCTGCGACGTCGTCCTGGTGGAGACGGTCGGCGTCGGCCAGTCCGAGGTCGAGATCGCCTCGCAGGCCGACACGTCCGTCGTCCTGCTCGCCCCCGGCATGGGCGACGGGATCCAGGCGGCCAAGGCCGGAATCCTGGAGATCGGCGACGTGTACGTCGTCAACAAGGCCGACCGCGACGGCGCGGACGCGACCGCCCGCGAGCTCAACCACATGCTGGGCCTCGGCGAGTCCCGGGGCGCCGGTGACTGGCGCCCGCCCATCGTCAAGACCGTCGCCGCCCGCGGCGAGGGCATCGACGAGGTGGTCGAGGCGCTGGAGAAGCACCGGGCGTGGATGGAGGAGCACGGTGTCCTCCAGGAGCGCCGCCTCGCCCGCGCCTCCCGTGAGGTCGAGACGATCGCCGTCACGGCCCTGCGCGAGCGCATCGCGGACCTGCACGGCGACCGCCGCCTCAGCTCGCTGGCCGAGCGCATCGTGGCGGGCGAACTCGACCCGTACCGGGCGGCGGACTCCCTGGTGGAGGGCCTGACGGAGGCCTGAGAGGACGGCAGGGCGGGACCGTGCCGCGGTTTCGCCCATCGCCAACTCCCGCCCCCCGCTGGTACGTTGGACGTATGTTCCTTCTCTGTGCGTAGGGCACGACCCGGCCGCGACCACCGTCGAACGGTGACGTCGCGGTCCTCGGCGTCCGTGTGCCCTTCGTTCCGAGGAACTCCCACCCATGTCGTACGCAGCCCTGCTGCGGGTTCCGCATGCCCGCCGCACCTTCGGTGCCGCCCTGCTCGGGCGGCTCTCCTACGGGACCGTGTCCCTGTCCCTGATGCTCGCGGTGAAGTCCGCCACCGGCTCGTACACCGTCGCGGGCACGGCCATGGCCCTCTTCGGCGCCGCGAGCGTCTTCCTCTCGCCCCTGCGCGCGCTCCTCGTCGACCGGTACGGGCCGCGCCGCGCGCTCCCGCCGATGACGGGGGCGTACGCCGTCCTGCTCGGCGTGCTCGCGGCGCTGACCTGGCGGCCGGGGGCCTCCGGGCTCCTGCTCGGTGTCGCCGCCCTCGCCGCCGGCGCGTGCACCCCGCCCCTCGGGCCGACCATGCGGACCGTGTGGAGCGAACTCGTCGGCAAGCGCGAGGGGTTGCTCCAGCGCGCGTACAGCCTCGACGGGGTGGCCGAGGAGCTGCTGTTCGTGTCCGGCCCGCTCCTCGTGGGCGTGCTCGTGCAGTTCGCCCCCGCGGCGTTCGGCGTCGCCGCCAGCGCGGCCCTGGTGGCCGTGGGAACCGCCGCGTTCGTGGCGTCCCCTGCCGTACGGGGCCTCGCGGGCCGGGACGCGGGGCGGCGCGGGCCCTCCGGCGGGATCTCGCCGGTGCGAGGCCTCGCGCAGCCGGTGGTCGTCGCCGTGGGCGTCGGCCTCGCCCTCGGCGCCCTCGACCTGCTCGTCCTCGCCTTCGCCGACGCGCGTCAGCACGCCGACGCCGTGGCCTGGGTGATGGCCGCGCTCTCGGCGGGCAGCGCGATCGGCGGCCTCGCGAACGGCGCCGTGCCCTGGTCCACCCCCGCCCGCGTGCGGCTGCCGTTCCTCGCCGCGGGGCTCGCCGCCGCGCTGGGGGCGGCGGCGCTCGCGCCCGGCCTGGTGACGCTCGGCGCGACGGCCGTGATCGCGGGCCTCTTCGTCGCGCCCGCCCTGACGACCGCGTATCTCGTGGCGGACGAGGCGGCCGGGCCCGCGTTCCGCACCCAGAGCGGGGCCTGGGTCAACACAGCGGTGAACGCCGGGATCTCGGCCGGCACCGCGGGAGCGGGCCTCCTGGTGGCCCGCCTCCCGCTCGCCGTCTGCTTCGCGGTGGCCGCGGCGGCGCCGGTCGCTGCGGCGGCGTGGGGGGTACGGGGTGCGCGCGGCGTCCGTACGACGGCGGAAGCCGCGCCCGGGGACGGTGTCCCGGACGCGGCTCAGGAGACGGGCACGGCGGCGCGATGAGCTGAGCCGATCCGCGCCGAGCCGGGCTCGTCGGTCGGCGCCGACGTCAGTCGTCGTCGCCGTGGTCGCCGTGGTCGCCGTGGTCGTCGTGACCGCGGCCGTGGTCGCCGTGGTCGTCACCGGCGTCGTGCGTGGCGGTGTTGTCGCGGCCGTGGTCGTCACCGGCGTCGTGGGTGGCGGTGTTGTCACGGCCGTGGTCGTCACCGGCGTCGTGGGTGGCGGTGTTGTCACGGCCGTGGTCGTCACCGTCGTCGTGGGACGAGCGGTCCGGGGTCACCGCGCCGGTCCGGAGGTCGACGCGCCAGTCGGCGTCGGTGCCGTTCGCCGCCGTGGTCTCGGCCTCCCAGGCGTGGGCCGTGCCGTCGTCGTGGAGGTCGATCTCGGTGACCGTCCCCTTCACGGCGGCGGCCCGTGCCGCGTCCTGCGCCGTCGTCCGCGCGTCCTTCAGGACGGCGGTGACGCGGGCCGTGTCGTCGTGGCGCGAGGTGTGCGAGCCGGTGACCTTGCCCGTGGCGGGGTCGACGAGGACGTCGTGCCACGTCGTGCCGTTCAGGACCTCGACCTCCCAGACCACCCGGTTGTTCTCGTCGTCGAGCTCGGCGGAGACCGCCGTGCCGGGCACCGACTTGAGGGCGGCGGCGATGGCGTCCGAGGCCGTCACCTTCGCGGTCTTCAGCTCGGTGACGTGCTCCGCGCGGTCGTCGTCGTGCCCCGTGCCCCGCGACGCGGTCGACGTGCCCGCCGACGTGGTGTCGTCGTCGCCGCCCGACACCGCGACGGCGGTCGCGGTGCCGCCGCCGATCAGGGCGACGGCGGCGATGGTGGCGATCACGATGTTGCGCTTCATGAGGGTCCTCCCCGAGACGGTTCCCGGCCCACCGGACATCCGGTGCGCTTCGACGAGGACCACAGTGGCCGACCGATGCTGAAGCCCCGCTGAAGGACCCTGAAGACTTCTTCAGGGTCCGTTTGCGACCCTGGCCCTCATGCGCCTGCTCATCGTGGAAGACGAAAAGCGTCTCGCCCTGTCCCTCGCCCGGGGCCTGACCGCGGAGGGGTTCGCCGTCGACGTCGTCCACGACGGCCTCGAAGGGCTCCACCGGGCGGGCGAGGGCGCGTACGACCTGGTCGTGCTCGACATCATGCTGCCGGGCATGAACGGCTACCGCGTCTGCGCCGCCCTGCGCGCCGCCGGCCACGACGTGCCGATCCTCATGCTCACGGCCAAGGACGGCGAGTACGACGAGGCCGAGGGGCTCGACACGGGCGCCGACGACTACCTCACCAAGCCGTTCTCGTACGTCGTCCTCGTCGCGCGCGTGAAGGCGCTCCTGCGGCGGCGTGGCACCGGCGGCGGCTCGTCCGTGCGCACGCTCGGCCCGCTGCGGGTCGACACCGGCGCGCGCCGCGTCCTGCACGGCGAGACCGAAGTACCTCTCACGACAAAGGAGTTCGCGGTCCTCGAGCAACTGGTGGTGCGGGCTGGCGAGGTCGTCTCGAAGGCGGAGATCCTGGAGCACGTCTGGGACTTCGCGTACGAGGGCGACCCGAACATCGTCGAGGTGTACGTCAGCACCCTGCGCAAGAAGCTGGGCGCGGAGCTGATCAGGACCGTGCGCGGCGCGGGCTACCGCCTGGAGGCGCCGCGATGAGGCGGCGGCTGTTCGGTTCCGTACGCGCCAGAGCCACGCTCGGCGCGACCCTCGTCGTCGCCGTGGCGCTCCTCGCCGCCGGGGCGGCCGTGCTGCTCGCGCTGCGGTCCAACCTCACCGACCAGGCGTCGAGCGAGGCGGAGTCCTCCGCCCGCAAGGTCGCCGTGTCGATCGCGACCGGCACCGCGCCCGCCGCCCTCGAACTCCCGGACGGGGACGACACCCCGGTGCAGGTCGTGGACGGTGACGGCCGGCTGCTGGCCGCCAGTGAGGACCTGGAGCGGATCAGCGGGACCGGCTCGTCCGCCGTCAAGCCGGTGACCCCGCCGGTCGACGACGACGGTGGCGACGACGACGGCGGCGGCTCCGACCGTCATGGGGGCAAGGGCGGGGACGACGACTCGTACGCCTACGGGGAGATCGCCGACGACGCCGAGGGCGGCCAGGGCTCGGCCACCGTCGACGGGGAGACCCGGGACCACCGGTTCGCCTCGCTGGAGGTGAAGAACACCCGGCAGGGCGACCTCACCGTGTACGCGGGCGCCTCGCTGTCCGCCGAGCAGAGCGCCGTCGGCACCGCGCTGACCGTCATGCTGATCGGCTTCCCGGTGCTGCTCGGCGTCGTCGGCGCGGTCACCTGGCTCATGACCCGCAGGGCGCTGCGCCCCGTCGAGGACATCCGGAGCGAGATGTCCGCGATCACCGCGTCGCAGGACCTGGCGCGCCGGGTGCCGGAGCCGGCCACGCACGACGAGGTGGCGCGCCTCGCGCGGACCACGAACGAGACGCTCGCCGCGCTGGAGACGTCCGTGGAGCGCCAGCGCCGGTTCGTCGCCGACGCCTCGCACGAGCTGCGCAGCCCCATCGCGTCGCTGCGCACCCAGCTGGAAGTGGGCGCCGCCCACCCCGAACTGCTCGACGTGGAGGGGGCGGTGGCCGACACGGTGCGGCTCCAGGAACTCGCCTCGGGGCTTTTGCTGCTCGCCCGGCTCGACGCGGGGGAGCGGCCGGGGGAGGCGCGGGTCGATCTGGCGACGCTGGCCGGCGAGGAGCTGTCGCAGCGCCCGGCGGGCCGCGTCGCGGTCCGGACGCACCTCGAACCCGTCGAAGTGGTGGGCTCGCGCAGCCAGTTGGCGCGGGTGGTCGGGAATCTGCTGGACAACGCGCAGCGTCACGCCCGGTCCCGCGTGGACATCGCCGTGCGGGACGAGGGGCCGTGGGCGGTTGTCGAGGTCGCGGACGACGGCGCGGGCGTGCCGGAGACCGAGCGGGAGCGGATCTTCGAGAGGTTCGTGCGCCTGGACGACGCGCGGGCCCGGGACGACGGCGGGGCGGGTCTGGGACTCGCCATCGCCAGGGACGTCGCCGTGCGGCACAGCGGCGCCCTGACGGTCCGCTCGTCGCCCGCGGGCGGAGCGCTCTTCGAACTCAGGCTGCCGGTGGCGCCGGTGACCTGAGGCCCGCGGACGGGGAAGGCCGGTGTTCCCCGTTCGCAATGGTCACGGTTTGCCGCGCTGCGAACGCAGGTGTTCGGCGATCGGGGTCAGGGCCTTGTGGAGGGCGTCGAGCTCCTCCGGGGAGATCAGGTCGACGAAGTGCCGCCGTACGGACGCCACGTGGTGCGGGGCGACCTTCTTCATGGTCTCCATGCCGTCCTCGGTCAGGACGGTGTAGAGGCCGCGGCGGTCGGACTCGCAGTTCTCACGGCGGACGAGTCCGGCGTTCTCCATACGAGTGATCTGATGGGAGAGTCGGCTCTTGGACTGCAAAGTGGCGGTCGCGAGATCGCTCATGCGCATCCGGTGGTCGTCCGTCTCGGAGAGATGCACGAGGATGTCGTAGTCGTTCATCGTCAGGCCGAACGGCTGGAGGTCCTTCTCGAGCTGATACGTCAGCATTCTGTTGACCTCTACGTGCGTGCGCCAGGCGCACTGTTCCTCGTCGGTCAGCCAGCGTGTGGCCGTCTCGGTCTCCATATATTGATTCTACCTAAGAAGTTGAAATGCGAACGAAAGTGGGGGGTGTGACGCCTCCCACCCCTGGTGGCACAAAGGGGTCACGCGTTCGACGTCACACTCCGCAGGTTACCGCTCACAGTCCGAAGCGACGCTGGAGGTCGCCGAGCTGTCCGGGAAGACGCGGTACCCCCGGCTGCTGCCCCGGCACCCCCTGACCACCCGGCACCCCCGCCTGATGCGGCACGGCACCCGTCGCCTGTTCAGCCATCAACGTCTCCGTGGACTGCAGTAACACCGTCCCGGCGCCCACGAACTCGAACTGGTGCTCCTCCCCGGACACGCCTCCGACGCCCGTCATCGCACGTAGACCGCCGATCACGCCCGTCAGATAGGAGTGGTCGTAGTGGTGGCAGGGTGACGGGCAGTCGGCCCAGCCGACCAGGGCCTGTGGATCTACGCGGATCGGCGGCTCCATGAAGACCACCGGGCCGTTCGAGGCCGCCACGAATTTGCCCGTGCCAATGAGTGTCAGAAAGCCGGGAACGATCGACTGCTTCAGCGCGAGAGTTGGCTGAAAAGCGAGCAGGTTGCCCGAGCGGATGGTCAGGTTCCCGTTCTCCAGGTCGTACGAGTTCACGTCGAAGGCCCGGTCGGCGAGCAGCATCTTGCCCGAGCCCTCCGCCACGACCCAGTCGCTCGCGTGCAGCGGGGAGTGGAAGGAGGTCCGTACGAGGCGGTCGAGGCGGCCGTGCCCGATCCCGTTGAAGTCGATGCGCCCGTAGTAGGCGATCATCTTGCCCTTCTGCAGGAACCAGCTGCTGCCCTTGAGCTCCACGCAGAACGTGTACGCGTTCACATTGTCGTCGGCCGGCAGGGTGGCCGGGTCGAAGATCACCGGGGTGCTCACAGCTTCTCCTCCGAGGCCTGGACGTACACCGCGCCGCTGCCGCTGAGCTCCAGCTGGAACGCCTCGCCGGAGCCGCGCCCCACCATGTCGCGCCAGCCGAGGGCCGTCGACAGCTTGTTCCTCACGTCGCCGTGGTGCGCGACGTACGCCTGCGGGTCGACATGGACGGGGCGGCCCGGCGTGATCGGCAGCTCGATGACGCCGCCGTGCGCCATGACGGCGACCGCGCCATGTCCCTCGAGGGTCGTGGTGAACAGGCCCTGCCCGGTGACCTGGCCGCGCACCATCCCCATGACGCCGCCCTGCGAGCCCATGAACATCGTGCCCTGCCGAAGGCTCCCGTCGAAGGCGAGCAGACGGTCCGCCTCCACATAGAGGGTGTCTCCGGAGAGGGCGATCACCTGGACGTGATGGCCGCCGTGCCCGAACAGGACGGTGCCGCTGCCGTCCACGGTCATCAGCGGCGTCGCCTCGTTCGCCACGCGGCGCCCGATCATGGACATCACGCCGCCCTGGCCGCCCTGGATGCTGGGCGTGAAGGTGACGTCCCCTCTGTAGGCGAGCATCGCGCCGCGCTGGCTGTAGATCCGCTGCCCGGGGACGACCGTCGCCTCGACCATCTTCGAGTTGATCTCACGGAAGGGCATCTCACACGTCTCCCGCGATCGTGTTGCGCTCACTGGGCTGTACGTAGACCAGGCCGTCGCCCTCGAAGCGGATCTGGAAGGCCTCGCCGCCGCCCTCGCCCATGAAGGTGCGGAACGTGACGCCGGACTGGAAGGACTGCCGCACATTCCCCTGATGCGCGACGTACGCGCCCGGGTCGACGGTCAGGGGGTGGTCCCGGCTGACGCGGAGCGCGACGGCGGGGCCCTCGCTCATGATCGCTGCCTGGCCGTTGCCCTCGACGGTCGTCGTGAACAGGCCGTTGCCCTGCGAGGCGCCGCGCACGCCGGTGAAGGACGTGCCGGTGCGCAGGCCCGCGTCCGTGCAGAGCAGATTGCTCGACTCGACGAAGAGCTTGTCGCCCCGCAGGTTCACGACGCTGATCTCGCTCGCCCGGTCCGCGAACCAGCACGTGCCCTGCCCCTTCACCTCCATCACCGTCATCTCCTCGCCGGTGAGGCGGCGGGTCACCATGCCGCGGATGCCCTCGCCGCCGCCCGTCATCTTCTTGAACGCCATCCGGCCGTCGTACGCGACCATCGAGCCGTTCTTCGCCTTGACGCTGTCGCCCGTCATGTCGACGGCGAGCACTCTGCTGCCTTGAAGCCGGAACGTAGCCACGATGTGACGGTAATGGGCGAGATGCCCCCCGGGACAGGGGTCCCGGCCCTGAACGAACCCTGAGCGAGCCCCGGGTCATCCCCGATGCCACAATGGGCAGCGCTTGTGCTTACGTTCACAAGATCGAACGCTCGCCCCCTCACCGCTTCTGCCGAAGGTGCCCCGTGGACATCAAGACCGCCTCCGCACTCCGCCGACTCCGCCTGGTCTCCGCTCCTGAGGCCGTCTCCTTCCTGTTGCTCCTCGTCTGCTCGGTGCTGAAGCGGACCACGGAGTTCGACGCCGTCCCGGTCATGGGCATGGTGCACGGCGTCCTGTTCGTTCTCTACGTGATCTTCTGGCTCGACGCGTGGAACCGTACGAAGTGGGGCTTCAAGACCGCCGCCCTCTACTTCGTCCTCTCCGTCCTGCCGACCGGCGGCTTCTTCGCCGAGCGCAAGCTGAAGCGCGAGGCGGAGGCCGCGGTCATCGCGTCCCGCGCCCGCCAGGAGAAGGTCGTGAACGCATGATCGTCGCCTTCTCGGTCTCCCCGCTCGGCGTCGGCGAGGACGTCGGCGAGTACGTGGCAGACGCCGTCCGGGTCGTCCGCGAGTCCGGCCTCCCGAACCGCACCGACGCGATGTTCACCACCATCGAGGGCGAGAGCTGGGACGAGGTGATGGACGTCGTGAAGCGCGCCGTCGCCGCCGTCGAGGCGCGTGCCCCGCGCGTATCGCTCGTCCTCAAGGCGGACATCCGCCCCGGTGTGACGGACGGCATGACGTCGAAGGTCGCGACGGTCGAGCGGCACCTCGCCGCCGAGTGACCCTCTTTTCCCGTGAGCCCCGGCCCGGTAGGGCCGGGGCTTTCGCGTGGCCCCGACCGAAGGGCGAGACGGGGCTGACCAGCATATGACCGGCCGGTAAGGTCTTGGGCGTGCCGAAGCCGCTCAGCCTTGCCTTCGATCCCATCGCCCGTGCAGACGAACTCTGGAAGCAGCGCTGGGGATCCGTGCCGTCCATGGGCGCGATCACTTCGATCATGCGCGCGCACCAGATCCTCCTCGCCGAGGTCGACGCGGTCGTGAAGCCGTACGGGCTGACCTTCGCGCGCTACGAGGCGCTGGTGCTGCTCACCTTCTCCAAGGCCGGCGAGCTGCCGATGTCGAAGATCGGCGAGCGGCTCATGGTGCACCCGACCTCGGTCACGAACACGGTCGACCGCCTGGTGCGCTCCGGGCTCGTCGACAAGCGGCCCAACCCGAACGACGGCCGCGGAACGCTCGCCTCCATCACTGCCAAGGGCCGCGAGGTCTGCGACGCCGCCACCCGCGACCTGATGGCCATGGACTTCGGGCTCGGGGTGTACGACGCCGAGGAGTGCGGCGAGATCTTCGCGATGCTGCGGCCGCTGCGGGTCGCCGCCCACGACTTCGACGAGGCCTGACCCGCGCGAAGATCGCGCAAAACGGGCCGTTACGCTCGTATCCATGAAACGAAGCGTGCTGACCCGGTACCGGGTGATGGCCTTTGTCACGGGCGTCCTGCTGGTCCTGCTGTGCCTCGGCATGATCGCCAAGTACGTGCTCGGCATCGACGGCGCGGCGGACGTCACGCGCGTCGTCGCCATCGCGCACGGCTGGCTGTACGTGATCTACCTGGTCTTCGCCTTCGACCTGGGCTCCAAGGCGAAGTGGCCGGTCGGCAAGCAGCTGTGGGTGCTGATCGCCGGCACGATCCCGACCGCCGCGTTCTTCGTGGAGCGGAAGGTCTCCCGCGAGCTGGACTCCAAGGTCGCCGACGGCGCCCCCGCCGTCGCCAAGGCCTGACGAACCGCGCCACTCCACCGCCCGCACGATGTGCGGGCGGTTTGCCATCGACATTTACTAGGACGTCCTAGTAAATTTGAAAGCATGGGAAGCATGGACGCTGACGCCATCGAAGAGGGCCGCCGTCGCTGGCAGGCCCGGTACGACTCCGCCCGCAAGCGGGACGCCGACTTCTCGACGCTCTCCGGGGACCCGGTCGAACCGGCCTACGGGCCACGTCCCGGGGACACCTATGAGGGCTTCGAGCGGATCGGATGGCCCGGCGAGTACCCGTTCACGCGCGGCCTGTACCCGACCGGGTACCGGGGCCGTACGTGGACGATCCGGCAGTTCGCCGGGTTCGGGAACGCCGAGCAGACCAACGAGCGGTACAAGATGATCCTCGCCGCCGGCGGAGGAGGGCTGAGCGTCGCGTTCGACATGCCGACGCTGATGGGCCGCGACTCCGACGACGCGCGCTCGCTCGGCGAGGTCGGGCACTGCGGCGTCGCCATCGACTCCGCCGCCGACATGGAGGTCCTGTTCAAGGACATCCCGCTCGGGGACGTCACGACGTCCATGACGATCTCGGGCCCCGCCGTGCCCGTCTTCTGCATGTACCTCGTGGCCGCCGAGCGCCAGGGCGTCGACCCGGCCGTCCTCAACGGCACGCTGCAGACCGACATCTTCAAGGAGTACATCGCGCAGAAGGAGTGGCTCTTCCAGCCCGAGCCGCATCTGCGCCTGATCGGCGACCTCATGGAGCACTGCGCGGAGGGCATTCCCGCGTACAAGCCGCTCTCGGTCTCCGGGTACCACATCCGCGAGGCCGGCTCCACGGCCGCGCAGGAGCTGGCGTACACGCTCGCCGACGGCTTCGGCTATGTGGAGCTCGGCCTGTCGCGCGGGCTCGACGTGGACGTCTTCGCGCCCGGCCTCTCCTTCTTCTTCGACGCACACCTCGACTTCTTCGAGGAGATCGCCAAGTTCCGTGCCGCCCGCCGCATCTGGGCGCGCTGGATGCGGGACGTGTACGGGGCGAAGACCGACAAGGCGCAGTGGCTGCGCTTCCACACCCAGACCGCCGGGGTCTCCCTGACCGCGCAGCAGCCGTACAACAACGTCGTGCGGACCGCCGTCGAGGCGCTCGCGGCCGTGCTCGGCGGCACCAACTCGCTGCACACGAACGCCCTCGACGAGACCCTGGCGCTCCCCTCCGAGCAGGCCGCCGAGATCGCGCTGCGCACACAGCAGGTGCTCATGGAGGAGACCGGCGTCGCCAACGTCGCGGACCCGCTGGGCGGTTCGTGGTTCGTGGAGCAGCTCACGGACCGGATCGAGGCCGACGCCGAGAAGATCTTCGAGCAGATCAAGGAGCGCGGCCTGCGCGCCCACCCGGACGGGCAGCACCCGATCGGGCCGATGACCTCGGGCATCCTGCGCGGTATCGAGGACGGCTGGTTCACCGGCGAGATCGCCGAGTCCGCGTTCCAGTACCAGAAGGCGCTGGAGAAGGGCGACAAGCGGGTCGTCGGCGTCAACGCGCACCACGGGTCCGTCACCGGCGACCTGGAGATCCTGCGGGTCAGCCACGAGGTCGAGCGCGAGCAGGTGCGCGAGCTCGGCGCGCGCAAGGCGGCCAGGGACGACGCCCGCGTGCGCTCCGCCCTCGACGAGATGCTGAAGGCCGCGCGCGACGGCGGCAACATGATCCCGCCCATGCTCGACGCCGTGCGCGCCGAGGCCACCCTGGGCGAGATCTGCGGGGTGCTGCGCGACGAGTGGGGCGTGTACACCGAACCCGCCGGATTCTGACGGGAGTTCGCGCCGGGGGACAGAGTGACAGGTGTCACCCGGCGCGGGCCGGGGTAGGCGCGGGCACGTCCATCGTCGCCTGCCCCAGGAGTTCCCGTGCGCCTGTCCGGACTCAACCGCACTACCACCACCGTCGGTTGTGCCGCCCTCGCCCTGCTCGGCGGGATGGTCCTCGGCGGATCCGGGGCGGTGAGCGCGAGCCCGCCGGCCGAGCCCAAGGTGCAGAACACCTTCGACCCGCTCGGCCCCGACGTACGCGCCGCGAAGCTGCCCTCCGGACGCACGGCCCA
This window contains:
- a CDS encoding AIM24 family protein, with product MPFREINSKMVEATVVPGQRIYSQRGAMLAYRGDVTFTPSIQGGQGGVMSMIGRRVANEATPLMTVDGSGTVLFGHGGHHVQVIALSGDTLYVEADRLLAFDGSLRQGTMFMGSQGGVMGMVRGQVTGQGLFTTTLEGHGAVAVMAHGGVIELPITPGRPVHVDPQAYVAHHGDVRNKLSTALGWRDMVGRGSGEAFQLELSGSGAVYVQASEEKL
- a CDS encoding AIM24 family protein translates to MSTPVIFDPATLPADDNVNAYTFCVELKGSSWFLQKGKMIAYYGRIDFNGIGHGRLDRLVRTSFHSPLHASDWVVAEGSGKMLLADRAFDVNSYDLENGNLTIRSGNLLAFQPTLALKQSIVPGFLTLIGTGKFVAASNGPVVFMEPPIRVDPQALVGWADCPSPCHHYDHSYLTGVIGGLRAMTGVGGVSGEEHQFEFVGAGTVLLQSTETLMAEQATGAVPHQAGVPGGQGVPGQQPGVPRLPGQLGDLQRRFGL
- a CDS encoding DUF3817 domain-containing protein, coding for MDIKTASALRRLRLVSAPEAVSFLLLLVCSVLKRTTEFDAVPVMGMVHGVLFVLYVIFWLDAWNRTKWGFKTAALYFVLSVLPTGGFFAERKLKREAEAAVIASRARQEKVVNA
- a CDS encoding MTH1187 family thiamine-binding protein encodes the protein MIVAFSVSPLGVGEDVGEYVADAVRVVRESGLPNRTDAMFTTIEGESWDEVMDVVKRAVAAVEARAPRVSLVLKADIRPGVTDGMTSKVATVERHLAAE
- a CDS encoding acyl-CoA mutase large subunit family protein → MDADAIEEGRRRWQARYDSARKRDADFSTLSGDPVEPAYGPRPGDTYEGFERIGWPGEYPFTRGLYPTGYRGRTWTIRQFAGFGNAEQTNERYKMILAAGGGGLSVAFDMPTLMGRDSDDARSLGEVGHCGVAIDSAADMEVLFKDIPLGDVTTSMTISGPAVPVFCMYLVAAERQGVDPAVLNGTLQTDIFKEYIAQKEWLFQPEPHLRLIGDLMEHCAEGIPAYKPLSVSGYHIREAGSTAAQELAYTLADGFGYVELGLSRGLDVDVFAPGLSFFFDAHLDFFEEIAKFRAARRIWARWMRDVYGAKTDKAQWLRFHTQTAGVSLTAQQPYNNVVRTAVEALAAVLGGTNSLHTNALDETLALPSEQAAEIALRTQQVLMEETGVANVADPLGGSWFVEQLTDRIEADAEKIFEQIKERGLRAHPDGQHPIGPMTSGILRGIEDGWFTGEIAESAFQYQKALEKGDKRVVGVNAHHGSVTGDLEILRVSHEVEREQVRELGARKAARDDARVRSALDEMLKAARDGGNMIPPMLDAVRAEATLGEICGVLRDEWGVYTEPAGF
- a CDS encoding DUF3817 domain-containing protein, whose product is MKRSVLTRYRVMAFVTGVLLVLLCLGMIAKYVLGIDGAADVTRVVAIAHGWLYVIYLVFAFDLGSKAKWPVGKQLWVLIAGTIPTAAFFVERKVSRELDSKVADGAPAVAKA
- a CDS encoding AIM24 family protein, producing the protein MATFRLQGSRVLAVDMTGDSVKAKNGSMVAYDGRMAFKKMTGGGEGIRGMVTRRLTGEEMTVMEVKGQGTCWFADRASEISVVNLRGDKLFVESSNLLCTDAGLRTGTSFTGVRGASQGNGLFTTTVEGNGQAAIMSEGPAVALRVSRDHPLTVDPGAYVAHQGNVRQSFQSGVTFRTFMGEGGGEAFQIRFEGDGLVYVQPSERNTIAGDV
- a CDS encoding MarR family winged helix-turn-helix transcriptional regulator, yielding MPKPLSLAFDPIARADELWKQRWGSVPSMGAITSIMRAHQILLAEVDAVVKPYGLTFARYEALVLLTFSKAGELPMSKIGERLMVHPTSVTNTVDRLVRSGLVDKRPNPNDGRGTLASITAKGREVCDAATRDLMAMDFGLGVYDAEECGEIFAMLRPLRVAAHDFDEA